One segment of Hippopotamus amphibius kiboko isolate mHipAmp2 chromosome 2, mHipAmp2.hap2, whole genome shotgun sequence DNA contains the following:
- the LOC130845437 gene encoding L-gulonolactone oxidase isoform X2 has translation MVHGYKGVKFQNWARTYGCCPEMYYQPTSVEEIREVDMEKKQVTVEAGILLADLHPQLDKHGLALSNLGAVSDVTAAGVMGSGTHNTGIKHGILATQVVALTLLTADGTVLQCSESSNAEVFQAARVHLGCLGVILTITLQCVPQFYLQETTFPSTLKEVLDNLDSHLKKSEYFRFLWFPHSENVSVIYQDHTNKPPSSSANWFWDYAIGFYLLEFLLWISTFLPSLVGWINRFFFWLLFNGKKENCNVSHKIFTYECRFKQHVQDWAIPREKTKEALLELKAMLEAHPKVVAHYPVEVRFARGDDILLSPCFQRDSCYMNIIMYRPYGKDVPRLDYWLAYETIMKKVGGRPHWAKAHNCTRRDFEKMYPAFPKFCAIREKLDPTGMFLNAYLEKVFY, from the exons ATG GTCCATGGGTATAAAGGAGTCAAATTCCAAAACTGGGCAAGGACCTATGGATGTTGCCCGGAGATGTACTATCAGCCCACGTCCGTGGAGGAGATCAGAGAG GTGGACATGGAGAAAAAGCAGGTGACTGTGGAGGCCGGCATCCTCCTGGCTGACCTGCATCCGCAGCTGGACAAGCATGGCCTGGCCTTGTCCAA cctgggaGCCGTGTCAGATGTGACTGCAGCCGGTGTCATGGGATCTGGAACACACAATACGGGGATCAAGCATGGCATCCTGGCCACGCAG GTGGTGGCGCTGACCCTGCTGACGGCCGACGGGACCGTTCTCCAGTGCTCGGAGTCCAGCAATGCGGAGGTGTTCCAGGCTGCGCGGGTGCACCTGGGCTGCCTTGGagtcatcctcaccatcaccctGCAGTGCGTGCCCCAGTTCTACTTGCAGGAGACAACCTTCCCCTCAACCTTGAAAGAG GTTCTTGACAACTTGGACAGCCACCTGAAGAAATCGGAATATTTCCGCTTCCTCTGGTTCCCGCACAGCGAGAATGTCAGCGTCATCTACCAGGACCACACCAACAAG cctccctcctcttcAGCCAACTGGTTTTGGGACTACGCCATTGGATTCTATTTACTGGAGTTTCTGCTCTGGATCAG cacctTCCTTCCGAGCCTCGTGGGCTGGATCAATCGCTTTTTCTTCTGGCTCCTGTTCaatgggaagaaggaaaactgcAACGTCAGCCACAAGATCTTCACCTATGAGTGCCGTTTCAAGCAGCACGTCCAGGACTGGGCCATCCCCAG AGAGAAGACCAAGGAGGCCCTGCTGGAGCTGAAGGCCATGCTGGAGGCGCACCCCAAGGTGGTGGCCCACTACCCCGTGGAGGTGCGCTTCGCTCGGGGGGATGACATCTTGCTGAGCCCCTGCTTCCAGAGGGACAGCTGCTACATGAACATCATCATGTACAG gccttaCGGCAAGGACGTGCCGCGCCTGGACTACTGGCTGGCCTACGAGACCATCATGAAGAAGGTGGGGGGCAGGCCCCACTGGGCCAAG GCCCACAACTGCACCCGGAGGGACTTTGAGAAAATGTATCCTGCCTTTCCGAAGTTCTGTGCCATCCGAGAAAAGCTGGACCCCACAGGAATGTTCCTGAACGCGTATCTGGAGAAGGTGTTCTactga
- the LOC130845437 gene encoding L-gulonolactone oxidase isoform X1: MVHGYKGVKFQNWARTYGCCPEMYYQPTSVEEIREVLALARQQNKRVKVVGGGHSPSDIACTDGFMIHMGKMNRILKVDMEKKQVTVEAGILLADLHPQLDKHGLALSNLGAVSDVTAAGVMGSGTHNTGIKHGILATQVVALTLLTADGTVLQCSESSNAEVFQAARVHLGCLGVILTITLQCVPQFYLQETTFPSTLKEVLDNLDSHLKKSEYFRFLWFPHSENVSVIYQDHTNKPPSSSANWFWDYAIGFYLLEFLLWISTFLPSLVGWINRFFFWLLFNGKKENCNVSHKIFTYECRFKQHVQDWAIPREKTKEALLELKAMLEAHPKVVAHYPVEVRFARGDDILLSPCFQRDSCYMNIIMYRPYGKDVPRLDYWLAYETIMKKVGGRPHWAKAHNCTRRDFEKMYPAFPKFCAIREKLDPTGMFLNAYLEKVFY, translated from the exons ATG GTCCATGGGTATAAAGGAGTCAAATTCCAAAACTGGGCAAGGACCTATGGATGTTGCCCGGAGATGTACTATCAGCCCACGTCCGTGGAGGAGATCAGAGAG GTGCTGGCCCTGGCCAGGCAGCAGAACAAGCGGGTGAAGGTGGTGGGCGGCGGCCACTCCCCCTCGGACATCGCCTGCACGGATGGCTTCATGATCCACATGGGCAAGATGAACCGCATCCTCAAG GTGGACATGGAGAAAAAGCAGGTGACTGTGGAGGCCGGCATCCTCCTGGCTGACCTGCATCCGCAGCTGGACAAGCATGGCCTGGCCTTGTCCAA cctgggaGCCGTGTCAGATGTGACTGCAGCCGGTGTCATGGGATCTGGAACACACAATACGGGGATCAAGCATGGCATCCTGGCCACGCAG GTGGTGGCGCTGACCCTGCTGACGGCCGACGGGACCGTTCTCCAGTGCTCGGAGTCCAGCAATGCGGAGGTGTTCCAGGCTGCGCGGGTGCACCTGGGCTGCCTTGGagtcatcctcaccatcaccctGCAGTGCGTGCCCCAGTTCTACTTGCAGGAGACAACCTTCCCCTCAACCTTGAAAGAG GTTCTTGACAACTTGGACAGCCACCTGAAGAAATCGGAATATTTCCGCTTCCTCTGGTTCCCGCACAGCGAGAATGTCAGCGTCATCTACCAGGACCACACCAACAAG cctccctcctcttcAGCCAACTGGTTTTGGGACTACGCCATTGGATTCTATTTACTGGAGTTTCTGCTCTGGATCAG cacctTCCTTCCGAGCCTCGTGGGCTGGATCAATCGCTTTTTCTTCTGGCTCCTGTTCaatgggaagaaggaaaactgcAACGTCAGCCACAAGATCTTCACCTATGAGTGCCGTTTCAAGCAGCACGTCCAGGACTGGGCCATCCCCAG AGAGAAGACCAAGGAGGCCCTGCTGGAGCTGAAGGCCATGCTGGAGGCGCACCCCAAGGTGGTGGCCCACTACCCCGTGGAGGTGCGCTTCGCTCGGGGGGATGACATCTTGCTGAGCCCCTGCTTCCAGAGGGACAGCTGCTACATGAACATCATCATGTACAG gccttaCGGCAAGGACGTGCCGCGCCTGGACTACTGGCTGGCCTACGAGACCATCATGAAGAAGGTGGGGGGCAGGCCCCACTGGGCCAAG GCCCACAACTGCACCCGGAGGGACTTTGAGAAAATGTATCCTGCCTTTCCGAAGTTCTGTGCCATCCGAGAAAAGCTGGACCCCACAGGAATGTTCCTGAACGCGTATCTGGAGAAGGTGTTCTactga